The proteins below come from a single Ostrinia nubilalis chromosome Z, ilOstNubi1.1, whole genome shotgun sequence genomic window:
- the LOC135086571 gene encoding G-protein coupled receptor 52 isoform X1, translating into MPTRMMGARGAGAGADDVSVADSPLATIESLTQAAIIAVMGVAIVVSNLLIIASFLNFKGNSLSNEVINYYLLSLAVADLLCGLFVVPLSVYPAITGRWMFGDLMCRLAGYVEVTLWSVSVYTFMWISVDRYLAVRKPLRYETVSATVQTRTRSQCWMVFTWISAAMLCCPPLLGYKKEANFDKETFICMLDWGTTYAYTATLGILVLGPSVISIVYNYFYIFSMKRKLNSGAPIHDKEYATALAENLSNPSHWMSFVLVTTFWLSWAPYAGVRLYEYITDQELKVPMLHFGVVWLGIMNSFWKIVILISLSPQFRLALRILCLTACCRTKGRLQAELIGMDNDD; encoded by the exons ATGCCTACGAGGATGATGGGagcgcgcggcgccggcgcgggCGCTGATGACGTCAGCGTGGCCGACAGCCCGCTGGCCACCATCGAGTCGCTCACGCAGGCCGCCATCATAGCCGTCATGGGCGTAGCCATCGTCGTCTCTAACCTTCTTATAATAGCTTCCTTTCTCAACTTTAAAGGTAACA GTCTGTCGAATGAAGTGATCAACTACTACCTGCTGTCGCTGGCAGTGGCCGATCTGCTGTGCGGTTTGTTCGTGGTGCCGCTGTCGGTGTACCCGGCCATCACGGGCCGCTGGATGTTCGGCGACCTCATGTGCCGCCTGGCCGGCTACGTCGAGGTCACCCTCTGGTCCGTCTCAGTGTACACATTCATGTGGATATCCGTTGACCGTTACCTAGCAGTCCGAAAGCCTCTCCGTTATGAGACGGTTAGTGCGACG GTACAAACCCGCACAAGAAGTCAATGTTGGATGGTGTTCACTTGGATATCTGCCGCTATGTTGTGCTGCCCGCCCTTGCTCGGATACAAAAAAGAGGCCAATTTCGACAAGGAGACTTTTATATGTATGCTGGACTGGGGCACTACCTACGCCTACACCGCCACTCTTGGGATCCTTGTCCTCGGGCCGAGCGTTATCTCCATTGTCTATAACTATTTTTACATTTTCTCGATGAAACGCAAGCTGAATAGTGGAGCCCCGATCCACGACAAGGAGTACGCAACGGCACTGGCGGAGAACCTTTCGAACCCGAGCCACTGGATGAGCTTCGTGCTGGTCACCACGTTTTGGCTCAGCTGGGCGCCCTACGCGGGGGTGAGGTTATACGAGTACATCACCGACCAAGAGTTGAAAGTACCGATGTTGCATTTCGGCGTCGTTTGGCTTGGTATTATGAACTCGTTTTGGAAGATTGTCATTCTGATTTCTCTTAGTCCTCAATTTCGGCTGGCGCTGCGTATCTTGTGTCTGACGGCGTGCTGCCGCACCAAGGGCCGCCTGCAGGCGGAGCTGATCGGCATGGACAACGACGACTGA
- the LOC135086571 gene encoding G-protein coupled receptor 52 isoform X2 — MPTRMMGARGAGAGADDVSVADSPLATIESLTQAAIIAVMGVAIVVSNLLIIASFLNFKGLSNEVINYYLLSLAVADLLCGLFVVPLSVYPAITGRWMFGDLMCRLAGYVEVTLWSVSVYTFMWISVDRYLAVRKPLRYETVSATVQTRTRSQCWMVFTWISAAMLCCPPLLGYKKEANFDKETFICMLDWGTTYAYTATLGILVLGPSVISIVYNYFYIFSMKRKLNSGAPIHDKEYATALAENLSNPSHWMSFVLVTTFWLSWAPYAGVRLYEYITDQELKVPMLHFGVVWLGIMNSFWKIVILISLSPQFRLALRILCLTACCRTKGRLQAELIGMDNDD, encoded by the exons ATGCCTACGAGGATGATGGGagcgcgcggcgccggcgcgggCGCTGATGACGTCAGCGTGGCCGACAGCCCGCTGGCCACCATCGAGTCGCTCACGCAGGCCGCCATCATAGCCGTCATGGGCGTAGCCATCGTCGTCTCTAACCTTCTTATAATAGCTTCCTTTCTCAACTTTAAAG GTCTGTCGAATGAAGTGATCAACTACTACCTGCTGTCGCTGGCAGTGGCCGATCTGCTGTGCGGTTTGTTCGTGGTGCCGCTGTCGGTGTACCCGGCCATCACGGGCCGCTGGATGTTCGGCGACCTCATGTGCCGCCTGGCCGGCTACGTCGAGGTCACCCTCTGGTCCGTCTCAGTGTACACATTCATGTGGATATCCGTTGACCGTTACCTAGCAGTCCGAAAGCCTCTCCGTTATGAGACGGTTAGTGCGACG GTACAAACCCGCACAAGAAGTCAATGTTGGATGGTGTTCACTTGGATATCTGCCGCTATGTTGTGCTGCCCGCCCTTGCTCGGATACAAAAAAGAGGCCAATTTCGACAAGGAGACTTTTATATGTATGCTGGACTGGGGCACTACCTACGCCTACACCGCCACTCTTGGGATCCTTGTCCTCGGGCCGAGCGTTATCTCCATTGTCTATAACTATTTTTACATTTTCTCGATGAAACGCAAGCTGAATAGTGGAGCCCCGATCCACGACAAGGAGTACGCAACGGCACTGGCGGAGAACCTTTCGAACCCGAGCCACTGGATGAGCTTCGTGCTGGTCACCACGTTTTGGCTCAGCTGGGCGCCCTACGCGGGGGTGAGGTTATACGAGTACATCACCGACCAAGAGTTGAAAGTACCGATGTTGCATTTCGGCGTCGTTTGGCTTGGTATTATGAACTCGTTTTGGAAGATTGTCATTCTGATTTCTCTTAGTCCTCAATTTCGGCTGGCGCTGCGTATCTTGTGTCTGACGGCGTGCTGCCGCACCAAGGGCCGCCTGCAGGCGGAGCTGATCGGCATGGACAACGACGACTGA